In Miniphocaeibacter halophilus, the following proteins share a genomic window:
- a CDS encoding xanthine dehydrogenase family protein molybdopterin-binding subunit — protein MVVGKSYKKLDSEAILTGRPIYTDDLIDQKNVLSIKILRSPYAFAKIKDIDVEKAKSLDGVVDVYTYKDVEQIRYSEGGEAAPEMAPHDRILLEPIVRFVGDEVAIVVAEDERIAEKARKLIKVDYEVLEPVLDMEKALDNEIIIHEGKRHHGKPFTKYDNSRNLVSDFSVSQGDVDEEFKNCDVILERTYRTQAQQHCSMETNRSYAYIDDKGKLTIVSGNQTISHMRRQTAQAVGLPIKDVRLKAAKVGGAFGGKKLSITEPYVAFVTNKTKRPSKLIMDREEMFMATSVRHPIISKIKIGSDKEGNIKAIDMKVLSNTGAYGSNAAAVTMESGQNVLPMYARVPAIRFNGKSVYTNMVPSGPLRGYGTTQGTFAMASIMNELAREINMDPVELLLKNTIRKGAEGGILPHKMRSFNVEECINRGKDLIEWDKKYPRVKVGENKVRGVGAALALHTSGIAGQDTATVILRLEEDGSYMLMVGSSDLGTGAETVLCQIAAESLNTDMDSISICTGDTNTAPYETGAYASCTTYITGNAVVRAGDKLKEKLLEIASKKMCLAKCDLVLEKDRIRHKKDESMYVLLTEIVRESLIGENTDQIMVKASYGSREKPRPFMAGFAEVEVDTLTGKVDLIKFVLVADCGTIINPNLAKVQAEGGLMQGIGLALYEDVVYDKRGNLLTNNFMHYNIPVKSDVGEVIVEFKSDYEPTGPYGAKSIGEAVVHTPSPAIANAICNAVGFQGRELPITPEKVFMGMRKREEK, from the coding sequence ATGGTAGTAGGTAAAAGCTATAAGAAATTAGATAGTGAAGCTATATTAACAGGTAGACCAATTTATACAGATGATTTAATAGATCAAAAAAATGTTTTAAGTATAAAGATTTTAAGAAGTCCTTACGCATTTGCAAAAATAAAGGATATAGATGTAGAAAAAGCAAAATCTCTTGATGGAGTAGTAGATGTTTATACATATAAGGACGTTGAACAAATAAGATATTCAGAAGGAGGGGAGGCTGCTCCGGAAATGGCTCCTCACGATAGGATATTATTAGAACCTATTGTCCGATTTGTAGGAGATGAAGTTGCAATTGTAGTTGCAGAAGATGAAAGAATTGCTGAAAAGGCAAGGAAATTAATCAAAGTTGATTACGAAGTCCTTGAGCCTGTTTTAGATATGGAAAAAGCCTTAGATAATGAAATAATAATTCATGAAGGTAAAAGACATCATGGTAAACCTTTTACGAAATATGATAATAGCCGAAATTTAGTTTCTGATTTTAGCGTATCTCAAGGCGATGTTGATGAAGAGTTTAAAAATTGTGATGTTATATTAGAAAGAACTTATAGAACACAAGCTCAGCAACATTGCAGTATGGAAACAAATAGATCCTATGCATATATAGATGATAAGGGAAAGTTAACAATTGTATCTGGAAATCAAACTATATCCCATATGAGAAGACAAACTGCTCAAGCAGTAGGTTTACCAATAAAGGATGTAAGATTGAAAGCGGCAAAAGTAGGTGGAGCTTTTGGAGGAAAAAAACTATCAATAACGGAACCTTATGTAGCCTTTGTAACTAATAAAACAAAAAGACCTAGTAAATTAATAATGGATAGGGAAGAAATGTTTATGGCCACAAGTGTACGTCATCCTATTATAAGTAAAATAAAAATAGGTTCAGATAAAGAAGGTAATATAAAAGCCATTGATATGAAGGTTTTAAGTAACACAGGGGCTTATGGTTCAAATGCTGCCGCAGTAACCATGGAATCTGGGCAAAATGTTCTTCCTATGTATGCAAGAGTTCCAGCAATAAGATTTAATGGAAAATCTGTCTATACAAATATGGTACCATCAGGTCCATTAAGAGGTTATGGTACAACTCAAGGTACTTTTGCCATGGCTTCAATTATGAATGAGTTAGCAAGGGAAATAAATATGGACCCAGTGGAATTATTGTTGAAAAATACAATAAGAAAAGGCGCTGAAGGCGGAATATTACCTCATAAAATGAGAAGCTTTAATGTAGAGGAATGTATTAATAGAGGTAAAGATCTTATAGAATGGGATAAGAAGTATCCTAGGGTTAAAGTTGGAGAAAATAAAGTTAGAGGAGTAGGTGCTGCTTTGGCACTTCATACTTCAGGAATTGCAGGACAGGATACAGCAACCGTTATTTTAAGGCTAGAAGAAGATGGAAGTTATATGTTAATGGTAGGATCTTCTGATTTAGGAACAGGGGCAGAGACAGTTTTATGTCAAATAGCAGCAGAATCCTTAAATACGGATATGGATAGTATAAGTATATGTACAGGTGATACAAATACAGCACCGTATGAAACAGGAGCTTATGCTTCATGTACTACATATATAACAGGTAATGCAGTAGTAAGAGCAGGAGATAAGTTAAAGGAAAAATTATTAGAAATTGCTAGTAAAAAAATGTGTTTAGCAAAATGCGATTTAGTATTAGAAAAAGATAGAATTAGACATAAAAAAGATGAATCAATGTATGTTTTATTAACTGAAATAGTTAGAGAATCACTTATTGGAGAAAATACAGATCAAATAATGGTAAAAGCATCCTATGGTTCTAGGGAAAAGCCAAGACCATTTATGGCAGGATTTGCAGAAGTTGAAGTTGATACATTAACAGGAAAGGTAGATTTAATAAAATTTGTATTAGTAGCTGATTGCGGAACTATAATTAATCCTAATCTAGCTAAGGTTCAAGCAGAGGGAGGTTTAATGCAAGGGATAGGTTTAGCTTTATACGAGGATGTTGTATATGACAAACGAGGTAATTTGCTAACAAATAATTTCATGCATTATAATATCCCAGTCAAATCTGATGTTGGAGAAGTTATAGTTGAGTTTAAATCTGATTATGAGCCGACAGGTCCTTATGGAGCAAAATCAATAGGTGAGGCTGTTGTTCATACTCCAAGCCCGGCAATAGCAAACGCGATATGTAATGCAGTAGGCTTTCAAGGAAGAGAATTACCAATTACACCAGAAAAAGTTTTTATGGGAATGAGAAAAAGGGAAGAAAAGTAA
- a CDS encoding FAD binding domain-containing protein, with translation MITIKNYIAPNTIEEAYDLLIEKKNNQILGGCAFIKIGSKTIGLGIDLINLNLNYIKDEEKEIRIGATTTLREIETSLVLKNYCNGILCESVSSIVGVQFRNMAQVGAGVFSKYGFSDLLPCLLVLDAKVNLHSEGIIDLKDFLKREYKKDILKEIIIPKKDGKAVFENIRKTSGDFSILNGAMYIGKDGTAKIAIGARPTKAEIAEKASKALEEKQKLDEIRKLACEELNFGTNVKGTKEYRKGLCAVLITKMKERIGD, from the coding sequence ATGATTACAATAAAAAATTATATCGCACCAAATACAATTGAAGAGGCATATGATTTGTTAATTGAAAAGAAGAATAACCAAATATTAGGTGGTTGTGCTTTTATAAAAATAGGATCAAAAACAATAGGATTAGGAATAGATTTAATTAACCTTAATTTAAATTACATAAAAGATGAGGAAAAGGAAATAAGAATAGGTGCAACAACAACACTAAGGGAAATAGAAACCAGCTTAGTTTTAAAAAATTACTGTAATGGAATATTATGTGAAAGTGTTAGCAGCATAGTTGGTGTTCAATTTAGAAATATGGCTCAAGTTGGAGCAGGTGTTTTTTCTAAATATGGATTCTCAGACTTGTTACCATGTCTATTGGTCTTAGATGCAAAAGTTAATCTTCATTCAGAAGGGATTATTGACTTAAAGGATTTTTTAAAAAGGGAATATAAAAAAGATATCTTAAAAGAGATTATTATTCCTAAGAAAGATGGAAAGGCTGTATTTGAGAATATTAGGAAAACCTCTGGTGATTTTTCAATTTTAAATGGAGCTATGTATATTGGAAAAGATGGTACTGCAAAAATAGCAATAGGGGCAAGACCTACAAAAGCAGAAATAGCAGAAAAAGCTAGTAAAGCTTTGGAAGAAAAGCAAAAATTAGATGAAATTAGGAAGCTTGCTTGCGAAGAATTAAACTTTGGTACTAATGTAAAAGGGACTAAAGAATATAGAAAAGGTTTATGTGCAGTATTGATTACCAAAATGAAAGAAAGAATAGGTGATTAA
- a CDS encoding (2Fe-2S)-binding protein produces the protein MKLNINNKLIDVDVRPDEFLLETLRKLGYLSVKEGCQSSSCGVCGVLLDEKIILSCTYLTLRAEGRKITTLEGVRERSQYLVDFLAEEGADQCGYCAPGLIMAVMSLENEIDNPTEEEIYHYLDGNLCRCTGYKGQIRAIKKYLDLKSTRSEVI, from the coding sequence ATGAAATTAAATATTAACAATAAATTAATAGATGTAGATGTTAGACCAGATGAATTTTTGTTAGAAACATTAAGAAAATTAGGTTATTTAAGTGTGAAAGAGGGATGTCAAAGTAGTTCATGTGGAGTTTGTGGAGTTTTATTAGATGAAAAAATAATTTTATCATGTACTTATTTAACATTAAGAGCGGAAGGGAGAAAAATTACAACCTTAGAAGGAGTAAGGGAAAGGTCTCAATATTTAGTTGATTTTTTAGCTGAAGAGGGAGCAGATCAATGTGGATATTGTGCTCCAGGATTAATAATGGCTGTTATGTCATTAGAAAATGAAATAGATAATCCTACAGAAGAAGAAATATATCATTATTTAGATGGAAATTTATGTAGATGTACAGGGTATAAAGGACAGATTAGAGCCATAAAAAAATATCTAGATTTAAAAAGTACACGGAGTGAAGTCATATGA
- a CDS encoding amidohydrolase family protein, producing the protein MIDILIKNGIIVTVNSKREILYNGALAIKDNRIIDVGENKSLTNKYTDVKKTIDAKGKVVFPGFINTHTHLFQSLLKGLGDDMELHHWLSDMMFQAAIYLTEENVYYGAMSGGIEAIKSGVTTTVDYMHTHSKPKLTDSIVEAYKDLKIRGIIGRGMINTGNEFGTPLELTQDIKTVEEDLYRLFDRYHNIENGRIQIGTSPSSVWAATDEMLKRVYDITNEYNALFAVHLSETDFNNVASNKIHGKDDFDTLIDLGINGENVLMVHCVVLNDKQLLKAKEYNMKVSHNVVSNMYLASGTAPITKMIEMGLTVGLGVDGAASNNSQDIIETMKITALQQKVKTLDPVSITAEKVLEMATIDGAKAIGLDKEIGSIEIGKKADLLVFNPMLNPKAIPMHNPVSTLVYSSGVENVETVIIDGNIVMENRKILTLDSEEETLKKIQNSAEDLCSRGNITNRMSGHKWNR; encoded by the coding sequence ATGATAGATATTCTTATTAAAAATGGAATTATTGTAACGGTTAATTCAAAAAGGGAAATATTATATAATGGTGCTTTGGCAATAAAGGATAATAGAATTATAGATGTTGGGGAAAATAAATCATTAACCAATAAATATACTGATGTAAAAAAAACAATAGATGCGAAGGGAAAAGTAGTTTTTCCAGGGTTTATTAATACACATACACATTTGTTTCAAAGCTTATTAAAAGGTCTCGGCGACGATATGGAACTACACCACTGGTTATCAGATATGATGTTTCAAGCAGCTATATATCTAACGGAAGAAAATGTATATTATGGTGCAATGTCTGGAGGAATAGAAGCTATAAAAAGTGGAGTAACAACAACAGTAGATTATATGCACACCCATAGCAAGCCGAAACTAACAGATAGTATAGTTGAAGCCTATAAGGATTTGAAAATCAGAGGAATTATAGGCAGAGGAATGATAAATACTGGCAATGAATTTGGTACTCCTTTAGAACTTACACAAGATATTAAAACTGTAGAGGAAGATTTATACAGACTATTTGATAGATATCATAATATTGAAAATGGAAGAATACAAATAGGTACCTCTCCATCATCTGTATGGGCAGCAACAGATGAAATGTTAAAAAGAGTTTATGATATTACAAATGAGTATAATGCTTTATTTGCCGTTCATTTATCAGAAACTGATTTTAATAATGTTGCTTCAAATAAAATTCATGGAAAAGATGATTTTGATACTCTTATAGATTTAGGTATAAATGGTGAGAATGTTTTAATGGTTCACTGTGTTGTTTTAAATGATAAGCAATTACTAAAAGCAAAAGAATATAATATGAAGGTATCTCATAATGTTGTAAGTAATATGTATTTGGCTTCAGGGACGGCCCCCATTACAAAAATGATAGAAATGGGACTTACTGTAGGTTTAGGAGTTGATGGGGCTGCTAGTAATAATTCTCAGGACATAATTGAGACTATGAAAATAACTGCATTACAGCAAAAAGTAAAAACTTTAGACCCGGTTTCTATTACAGCTGAAAAAGTGTTAGAAATGGCGACAATAGATGGAGCAAAAGCTATTGGACTGGATAAAGAAATAGGTTCTATTGAAATTGGTAAAAAAGCGGATTTGCTTGTATTTAATCCAATGTTAAATCCTAAAGCAATACCTATGCATAACCCGGTTTCAACATTAGTATATTCTTCAGGAGTTGAAAATGTAGAAACGGTTATTATAGATGGAAATATAGTTATGGAAAATAGGAAAATTCTTACTCTTGATTCTGAAGAAGAAACTCTTAAAAAAATACAGAATTCAGCAGAGGATTTATGTAGTAGAGGGAATATAACAAATAGAATGTCTGGACATAAATGGAATAGGTGA
- a CDS encoding uracil-xanthine permease family protein, producing the protein MNKNNSKKMDYEGLDQELFKLDGKPSFIKALPLSLQHIFAMIVGTVTLPRMVAEICGLSQTETTLLVQAALIVSGIATLLQLYPIGKTGSKLPIIFGVGFTYLPTLSVIGTKYGIDGILGAQLVGGIFTIFIGLLGKRILKFFPPLVTGVVVTTIGLSLYPIAVNYMAGGLGSPNYGDLSNWILAIVTLVTVVVCNNFLKGYIKSASMIVGVTVGYILALIMGKVDFSSLSSASLLSVPKISDFGMTFHWPAIISMLVLCLVNALQSIGDLSGTTMGGMGRKATDTELSQGIIGSGIVTLLGSFFGGLPPSSYSQNVGLVSLNKVISRFVLALAAVFMLLAGFVPKFGALMTTIPTAVLGGATISIFGMITMTGLQLILHDELTPRNISIVGLSLALGMGITSVPDSLKAFPDIIRMVFGESPIVIAALVAFTLNLVLPKNEKKEKI; encoded by the coding sequence ATGAATAAAAATAATTCAAAAAAAATGGATTATGAAGGTTTAGATCAAGAATTGTTTAAATTAGATGGTAAACCTTCATTTATAAAAGCTTTGCCATTATCCTTGCAACATATATTTGCAATGATTGTTGGAACAGTAACATTACCAAGAATGGTTGCGGAAATTTGTGGATTAAGTCAAACAGAAACTACATTATTGGTACAAGCTGCTTTAATAGTTTCAGGAATAGCTACTTTACTACAACTTTATCCAATAGGTAAAACTGGATCTAAATTACCAATTATTTTTGGAGTAGGATTTACCTACCTTCCAACACTATCTGTAATAGGTACAAAATATGGAATAGATGGAATACTAGGAGCTCAATTAGTTGGTGGTATATTTACAATATTTATAGGTTTATTAGGAAAAAGGATATTAAAATTCTTTCCTCCTCTTGTAACTGGTGTTGTTGTAACAACTATAGGATTATCTTTATATCCTATTGCAGTAAATTATATGGCAGGAGGATTAGGAAGTCCAAATTATGGAGATTTATCAAATTGGATTTTAGCTATAGTTACATTGGTGACTGTGGTGGTATGTAATAATTTTTTAAAAGGATATATAAAATCAGCATCTATGATAGTTGGAGTAACTGTAGGTTATATATTGGCACTAATAATGGGTAAAGTTGATTTTTCATCATTATCTAGTGCAAGTTTATTATCTGTTCCTAAAATAAGTGATTTTGGAATGACATTTCATTGGCCTGCAATTATAAGTATGTTGGTTTTATGTTTAGTAAATGCATTACAGTCAATAGGTGATTTATCAGGTACAACTATGGGAGGAATGGGGAGAAAAGCTACAGATACCGAATTATCTCAAGGAATAATAGGTAGTGGTATTGTTACTTTACTGGGATCGTTTTTTGGAGGATTACCACCTTCATCCTATAGTCAAAATGTAGGTTTAGTATCTTTAAATAAAGTAATTAGCAGATTTGTTTTAGCATTAGCAGCGGTTTTTATGTTGTTGGCAGGTTTTGTTCCTAAATTTGGTGCTTTAATGACGACCATACCTACGGCAGTATTAGGTGGGGCTACAATAAGTATTTTTGGAATGATAACAATGACTGGTTTGCAACTAATACTACATGATGAACTTACACCTAGAAATATATCAATTGTAGGATTGAGTTTAGCCCTAGGAATGGGAATTACTTCTGTACCTGATAGCTTAAAAGCTTTTCCAGATATTATTAGAATGGTATTTGGGGAGTCTCCAATTGTAATAGCTGCTCTTGTAGCCTTTACATTGAATTTAGTACTACCCAAAAATGAAAAGAAAGAAAAAATATAA
- a CDS encoding flavodoxin family protein translates to MTKILGICGSPRRNGATEYALKRALEVCETYPDIETDYWTVRGKKIGYCIHCDSCIRNKTMCIIKDDLQELEAKILEADGIIIASPVYDMNITAQLATALNRLRPIYLVYSGHLQNKVGGAITTGGTRYGGEETAKSPIINFFLMHEMLVSGGLGGCYIGGTIWSKDQKEQGAIDDTVGIDSVERFAKGLTEAVIVTKAGREIWDKEKVNLKIDDSKSPLRDH, encoded by the coding sequence ATGACTAAAATATTAGGAATATGTGGAAGTCCCAGAAGAAATGGTGCAACAGAATATGCATTAAAAAGAGCATTGGAAGTATGTGAAACCTATCCTGATATTGAAACGGACTATTGGACAGTTAGAGGAAAGAAAATTGGATATTGTATTCATTGTGATTCATGTATAAGAAATAAAACTATGTGCATCATTAAAGATGATTTACAAGAATTAGAAGCTAAAATATTAGAAGCAGATGGAATAATAATTGCTTCTCCTGTTTACGATATGAATATAACAGCACAACTAGCTACAGCTTTAAATAGACTTCGTCCAATTTATTTAGTATATTCAGGTCATTTACAAAATAAAGTTGGAGGAGCAATAACTACTGGTGGAACAAGATATGGAGGAGAAGAAACAGCGAAGTCACCGATTATAAATTTCTTCCTAATGCATGAAATGCTAGTAAGCGGTGGTTTAGGAGGATGTTACATAGGGGGAACTATTTGGAGTAAAGATCAGAAAGAACAAGGGGCTATTGATGATACCGTCGGAATTGATAGTGTGGAAAGATTTGCAAAAGGACTTACAGAGGCGGTTATAGTTACAAAAGCCGGTAGAGAAATATGGGATAAAGAAAAGGTTAATCTTAAAATAGACGATAGTAAATCTCCTTTAAGAGATCATTAA
- a CDS encoding xanthine dehydrogenase family protein molybdopterin-binding subunit translates to MKEKIIGKGYPIRDSILKATGHKIYVDDMKFPNMLYGKILYSTIAHGKVKSIDTTEAMKVEGVKAIATCFNTPHIKYNSALRFYDHDIPFTETIFSKTVRFVGDRVAAVAAETMEAAEKAVNLIKVEYEELPAVFDVEEAAKENAYPIHPGGNVLNEIKANAGDVEKGFAQAYKIYEDRYEVQPVNHGALEPHTCIAQYTIDNRLTVHSSCQNVFAFRVILSQILEMPLHKIRMITPSIGGSFGGKLEMTIEPVAAILSKMTMQPVKVTLTRKEVFKSTRTRHAAVMYIKTGVKESGEIIAQDINILLNTGSYASSCYNVLGALSHKIYKVYKIPNLRFRGVPVYTNIPIAGAMRGYGSPQIFFAQQAQMGKIAKDLNIDLVELQKINAALPDGVDQRFNSPLGNPRILDCLNEGSEIFQWERKKNIVGEKGYKHGVGMAIGAHGNGVFGAHRDYISLALKLNEDGTTTLLTGVHDMGNGSVTLQTQMIAEVLGITPDKVETLEADTDAVPWNLGDYASRGLYVEGAAAKRVAEKLKRKIVELAEEILKTKDLILEDGYVVSQSDSSKKISLSDIAVYSQKEKEAEITVVESHRSEAGITSYGVHFAEVLVEEETGKIKVISYTACHDSGKVINPLAATNQLDGGIHMGLGYALTEDYVFDEKGNMTNDSFGSYKMFRAHEMPEIKTHFVKGFEETGPYGGKSIGECAVVPAAPAILNAVYDATGIEIKKLPIKINKEDLND, encoded by the coding sequence GTGAAGGAAAAAATAATTGGAAAAGGATATCCTATAAGAGATTCTATTTTAAAGGCAACGGGACATAAAATTTATGTAGATGATATGAAATTTCCAAATATGTTATATGGGAAAATTTTGTATTCTACAATCGCTCATGGAAAGGTTAAAAGTATAGACACTACAGAAGCAATGAAAGTTGAAGGTGTAAAGGCAATAGCTACATGTTTTAATACCCCTCATATAAAATACAATAGTGCATTAAGATTTTATGATCATGATATACCATTTACAGAAACTATATTTTCTAAAACTGTAAGATTTGTTGGGGATAGAGTTGCAGCAGTAGCAGCTGAAACGATGGAAGCAGCTGAAAAAGCAGTGAATCTTATTAAAGTTGAATATGAGGAGTTGCCAGCAGTATTTGATGTAGAGGAGGCAGCTAAAGAAAATGCTTATCCAATACATCCTGGTGGAAATGTACTAAATGAAATAAAAGCAAATGCAGGTGATGTAGAAAAGGGTTTTGCTCAAGCCTATAAAATTTATGAAGATAGATATGAAGTACAACCTGTCAATCATGGTGCATTAGAACCTCATACATGTATAGCACAATATACTATAGATAATAGACTTACAGTTCATAGTTCCTGTCAAAATGTATTTGCTTTTAGGGTAATATTGTCTCAAATTTTAGAAATGCCATTACATAAAATTAGAATGATAACTCCATCTATAGGAGGATCCTTTGGTGGAAAATTGGAAATGACTATAGAACCTGTAGCGGCTATTTTATCTAAAATGACAATGCAACCGGTAAAAGTAACATTAACAAGAAAAGAAGTATTTAAATCGACTAGAACAAGACATGCTGCAGTAATGTATATAAAAACAGGTGTTAAGGAAAGTGGTGAAATAATAGCACAGGATATTAATATCCTATTGAATACAGGTTCTTATGCGTCAAGTTGTTACAATGTTTTAGGAGCCTTAAGTCATAAGATTTACAAAGTGTACAAAATACCAAACTTAAGATTTAGAGGAGTTCCAGTATATACTAATATACCAATTGCAGGTGCAATGAGAGGTTATGGTTCACCACAAATATTTTTTGCACAACAAGCTCAGATGGGGAAAATTGCTAAAGATTTAAATATTGATTTAGTAGAATTGCAAAAAATAAATGCTGCACTTCCAGATGGCGTTGATCAAAGGTTTAATTCTCCACTAGGAAATCCTAGAATATTAGATTGTCTGAATGAAGGTAGTGAAATATTTCAATGGGAAAGGAAGAAAAACATAGTAGGGGAAAAAGGATATAAACATGGTGTAGGTATGGCAATAGGTGCCCATGGAAATGGTGTATTTGGTGCACATAGAGATTATATATCCCTGGCTTTAAAATTAAACGAAGATGGAACTACTACTCTACTTACAGGAGTACATGATATGGGAAACGGATCTGTAACACTGCAAACACAAATGATAGCAGAAGTACTAGGTATTACTCCAGATAAGGTTGAAACCCTTGAAGCTGATACAGATGCGGTACCGTGGAATTTAGGAGATTACGCAAGTAGAGGCTTGTATGTAGAAGGAGCTGCTGCAAAAAGAGTTGCTGAAAAATTAAAGAGAAAAATAGTTGAATTAGCTGAAGAAATCCTAAAGACCAAAGATTTGATTTTAGAAGATGGTTATGTAGTAAGTCAATCAGACAGTAGCAAAAAAATTTCCCTTTCAGATATAGCAGTTTATTCTCAGAAAGAAAAAGAAGCTGAAATAACAGTAGTTGAAAGCCACCGATCCGAAGCTGGAATAACTTCTTATGGGGTGCATTTTGCAGAAGTTTTAGTAGAAGAGGAAACAGGGAAAATAAAAGTAATTTCTTATACTGCTTGTCATGATTCCGGAAAAGTTATAAATCCTTTAGCAGCAACAAATCAATTAGATGGTGGAATACACATGGGATTAGGCTATGCTTTAACAGAAGATTATGTATTTGATGAAAAGGGAAATATGACAAACGATAGCTTTGGTAGCTATAAAATGTTTAGAGCACATGAAATGCCAGAAATTAAAACACATTTTGTAAAAGGCTTTGAAGAAACAGGACCTTATGGTGGAAAAAGCATAGGAGAATGTGCAGTAGTACCAGCGGCTCCTGCAATATTAAATGCAGTATATGATGCAACAGGTATTGAAATAAAGAAATTGCCAATAAAAATAAATAAGGAGGATTTAAATGACTAA
- a CDS encoding (2Fe-2S)-binding protein, with amino-acid sequence MENYYLNINGNNYKIIGDENESLLNILREKLNLTGAKCGCETGTCGTCKVIIDGKAVKSCRVRGFDLQNSKIETIEGLADGYKLHPIQEAFIEAGAIQCGFCTPAMILTTKALLNENKNPTEEEIRFAFRENLCRCTGYVQIVEAVKLAAKKLGGM; translated from the coding sequence ATGGAAAATTATTATCTTAATATAAATGGTAATAATTATAAGATTATAGGAGATGAAAATGAAAGCCTTCTAAATATTTTAAGGGAAAAATTAAATTTAACAGGAGCAAAGTGTGGATGTGAAACAGGAACATGCGGTACATGTAAGGTAATTATAGATGGTAAAGCAGTAAAATCTTGTAGGGTAAGAGGATTTGATTTACAGAATTCTAAAATAGAAACAATAGAAGGATTAGCAGATGGTTATAAATTACATCCAATACAAGAGGCCTTTATTGAAGCTGGAGCTATTCAATGTGGATTTTGTACACCAGCCATGATACTAACAACTAAGGCTTTACTAAATGAAAATAAAAATCCTACAGAAGAAGAAATTAGATTTGCCTTTAGGGAAAATTTGTGTAGATGTACTGGATATGTGCAAATAGTTGAAGCTGTGAAACTGGCAGCTAAAAAACTTGGAGGGATGTAG